GCCGATGCGGGCCAGCGACCAGCCCGCGTCGACCAGAGCCGGGGTGACCAGGGCGTAGGCCGCGCCGGCTCCGGTGTAGACCAGCGGCACCACGCCGAAGGTCCACCAGCGGCAGCCGGGCTGGCCGAACACCGACAGCAACGCCCGGTACGCCTGCCCGGCACCGGCCACCCGGTCGTCCCGGGCCGGCTCGCGCAGCCGCCACACCACCCACAGCCCGACGGCGGTCAGCGCGGCCAGCAGACCGATCGCCGGCACCCAGCCGTACCGGTCGTAGACCAGCACGCACGCGCCACCGCCGAGCAGGTTGCCCAGGTAGCTCGCGGCGACCTGGATGCCGTTGCCGGCCCCCCTGGTCCCCGCCGACAGCACCCGGACGGCGACCGCGTCGACGGCGATGTCCTGGGTGGCGGAGAGGAAGACGTAGGCGGCGCAGATCGCCACCACCGGGCCGAGCTGCCGGGTCGGGTCGGCGAACGGCAGCAGCGCCAGCAGGGACAGCACCAGTCCGGCCTGCAGGGGCAGCAGCCAGGAGCGGTAGTGACCGTGCCGCCGGGAGCCGTACCGGTCGAGCAGCGGGGCCCAGAGGAACTTGAGCGGCCAGACCAGGCCGACGAACTGGAGCAGGGCCAGGGTGTCCAGCGAGGTCCCGCCGTCACGCAGGATGGCGGTCAGCCCGACGGTGATGAAGCCGATGCCGAGGTACTGGGTGACGTAGAGCGTGGTGAGCGTGCCGAGGTGCCCCTTCACCGGGCGCTCCAGTACGCCAACGCGGTGAGCTGCTGCTTGCCGACGCCGAGGGTACGCCGCACGTGCCGGGTCAGCGCGCGGGTGCTGCCCGCCTCGCAGGCCAGCCAGTAGTGGGCGTCCGGCGCGGCCGGCAGCTCCGCGCGCACGGTGTCGACGAGCTGCCGCCCGTCGTCGCCGCGCGGCACCCAGGTGACCCGGTGCTGGTCGCGGGCGCGCGGGACGAGCGCGCGTTCCCCGTCGTGGGCGTACTCCAGCCAGACCGTGGCGGGGATCGCGGGGACGGCGTCGAGCAGGCTGTTCACCGCCGGCAGCGAGGCGGCGTCGCCGACCAGGTAGAGGTGCCGGGGCGTCGGGTCGGGCAGGGCGAAGGCGCTGCCCTGGAGGGTCGCCATGATGGTGTCACCGACCTGTGCGCTGCTCGCCCAGCGGGCCGCACAGCCGTCGTGCAGGGCGAACTCCAGGGTGAACCGGCCGGCCGCCGGATCCGGGTCGACCAGGGTGTACGCCCGCTGGTGCGGGCGGCCGGCGTCGTCGAACCAGAGCCGGATCCACATGGTGGGGTGCACCTTGCCCGCTGCCAGCAGGCCGCCGTCGTCCAGGACCAGACGCTGGTAGTGCCCGCCGACCGACTCGGTGCCCCGCACGGTCAGCCGGAAGTCCCGGCCGCCCATGGCCTTGAGCACCAGGGCCTCCCAGTTCCGTTTCACACGCCCTCCAGGTAAGGTCCGCCTAAGTTAGGCGAGGGTAACTTACCTGGGG
Above is a window of Micromonospora rifamycinica DNA encoding:
- a CDS encoding MFS transporter encodes the protein MKGHLGTLTTLYVTQYLGIGFITVGLTAILRDGGTSLDTLALLQFVGLVWPLKFLWAPLLDRYGSRRHGHYRSWLLPLQAGLVLSLLALLPFADPTRQLGPVVAICAAYVFLSATQDIAVDAVAVRVLSAGTRGAGNGIQVAASYLGNLLGGGACVLVYDRYGWVPAIGLLAALTAVGLWVVWRLREPARDDRVAGAGQAYRALLSVFGQPGCRWWTFGVVPLVYTGAGAAYALVTPALVDAGWSLARIGVVTGVVISAPAIVAGLLAGIGVDRFGRGRLLVVGGAALAVSTGLLLPLMNGRAPLTTTVLALCCFMAAYTVANVVLYVVNMDYSRPGTGGTDFTVLSSFGLVCSFLAASVGLAAADRFGYPAVAVGSVVLVAVGVLVGLGHQRRFRVTPARPSERVAEPVAAPG
- a CDS encoding siderophore-interacting protein, whose translation is MKRNWEALVLKAMGGRDFRLTVRGTESVGGHYQRLVLDDGGLLAAGKVHPTMWIRLWFDDAGRPHQRAYTLVDPDPAAGRFTLEFALHDGCAARWASSAQVGDTIMATLQGSAFALPDPTPRHLYLVGDAASLPAVNSLLDAVPAIPATVWLEYAHDGERALVPRARDQHRVTWVPRGDDGRQLVDTVRAELPAAPDAHYWLACEAGSTRALTRHVRRTLGVGKQQLTALAYWSAR